A window of Rhododendron vialii isolate Sample 1 chromosome 11a, ASM3025357v1 genomic DNA:
GActccgttttgttgtggggtTGAGACACAGGTAGCTTGATGCAAAATGCCTTTCTCAGAAAATATTTTAGTCATATCAAATTCTGGCCCTTTGTCACTACGAATGATTTTTATACGAGACTCAAATTGTGTTTCAGCAAGGTTTAATAAAAGTAGTGAGAAATCTACGGGTATCAGATTTATGGTGTAAGAGGTAAACCCATGTGCAGCGTGAGTAGTCATCAACAATTGTGAGAAAGTATCGTGCCCCATCAAGTGTTGGTACATGATAGCCCCCCCAAATGTCAAACATGAATCAACTCAAATGGTGCCTTTGTATTAATAGAACTGAAAGGAAAAGGATTACGAGTCTGTTTTGCAAGGGGGCAGATGGAACAATCATCAATTGAACAAAGGATAAAGAAATAGCATGCAGGCTTTTATTGGATAGATGACCAAGGCGAGAGGAAGTTGGATTAGCGGCCGAAACAGAGTAACACCCAGCTTTCTTCGCAACATCCAAGTAGTAGAGCCCTTCTCGTTCAGTTCCCATCCCAATCATCTTCCCCGAATGTTGGTcctgaacaaaacaaaactcatCAGTGAATACGGCATAGCATGAAGAAGTCTTAGTAAGCTTGGTCACCGAGATTAAATTCAATCTAAATGTGGGAACGCATAGCACATTATGGAGTACAAGTTCATCGGAAAACCGTATGGTGCCTGTATGTGTCACACCGGCAAGGGCATGATTAGGTAAATGCACATGGCAGTTAGTAACTGATGTACTAGTCGTCATAAGGCTTGGAGAGCAGACCATATGATCAGTTGCCCCTGTGTCAAATATCCAACAAGTTTCTGAACTAAGAGCATTTGCACACATTGCGGTACCTGAGAGATTGCTCATTGTTGATATTGTACTCACTTGATTGGCCACATAGCTAGGTTTGTTGCGATCAAGGAGGGCAAGGACGTTGTGGTACTGTTGGGCTGTAAGTTTGTAGGATGGTGGCGACACATCAGGATTGCCTTGTTTGGAATCAATATGGTGAGCCTAGGGGATAACGCTTGAGCTTCCATACTTCCTATCCTGATGATTGCCCTTGTTGCCATTAGAAGTGGCCCTCTTCAATTTTCGACAAATGTCGACGGTGTGACCCTTCCAACCACAGTAATCACATTTGAGGTGTGCTCGGCAACTGTCAGAAGTGTGACCTGTGGCATCACAACGGTCACATCTGAGGTGTGGATTCTTGGACAAATAATGCGACCCATCCTTGACAGCAAAAGCAGCAACTTCTGGTGCCTTTCCTATAGCCTGTGAGGATACGACTCGCTGTTTCTCATCTTGAATGATGAGAGAATACACCTTGTTCACTGTGGGTAACGGTTCCATAAGCAAGATTTGCCCACGAGCTGCTATGTAAACTCCATTAAGACCCATGAGGAACTTTATGGTGCATTGTTTTTTATGGTACTGATGCAGCTCTTTCGCGGTATCACCGCTACAAGGCGAAAGAGGACGCAACGCATCATGCAAATCCCATAGACCTTTCAGTTTGGTGTAGTACTCACCAACGCTCATGTCTCCTTGTACACAATCAGGGATTTCCTCCTCGATGTGGAAAAGGTGCACCCTATTGGTGTGGGAAAACCGCTCTTTCAATTCATTCCAAAGCTCGTGAGCGTCTTCACTGTACATGACACTTTGTGCAATATTAGGCGAGATGGAATTGAGGATCCATCCTTTGACGAGAGTGTTGCAGCGGGTCCATTGTTTGATTTCTGCCGCTGAACCTGCGAGTGGCCGTGTGATGGTGCCATCGATGAAGCCGTCTTTGTTTTTGGTAGTGAGAGCCATAAGCATCGCATGGCTCTAAATGGGATAATTTTCTTGGGTCAGCAATTGCG
This region includes:
- the LOC131307214 gene encoding uncharacterized protein LOC131307214 translates to MLMALTTKNKDGFIDGTITRPLAGSAAEIKQWTRCNTLVKGWILNSISPNIAQSVMYSEDAHELWNELKERFSHTNRVHLFHIEEEIPDCVQGDMSVGEYYTKLKGLWDLHDALRPLSPCSGDTAKELHQYHKKQCTIKFLMGLNGVYIAARGQILLMEPLPTVNKVYSLIIQDEKQRVVSSQAIGKAPEVAAFAVKDGSHYLSKNPHLRCDRCDATGHTSDSCRAHLKCDYCGWKGHTVDICRKLKRATSNGNKGNHQDRKYGSSSVIP